A region of Lycium barbarum isolate Lr01 chromosome 3, ASM1917538v2, whole genome shotgun sequence DNA encodes the following proteins:
- the LOC132631287 gene encoding protein LURP-one-related 10-like encodes MEGANNNKTIVMGPQFCSPQPLQLSIKKKVYFLAGHGYEVKDDFGNIVFTIQSVVGLFRSKVLIFDAADVPILTLKRKNFTWHSTWQAFKGDSTDEKDLIFSAKTSSMFQFTTNLDIFLANNISEQVCDFRMKTSYMGSKCDIFAGQSSTLIAQMNKNNTAGSIFLGRDKFMVRVNPNVDHAFIVSLIVILQEIASSGKSSSHSSTH; translated from the exons ATGGAAGGAGCTAATAATAACAAAACAATTGTCATGGGTCCACAGTTTTGTTCTCCTCAGCCTCTTCAACTATCAATAAAGAAGAAGGTTTACTTCTTGGCTGGGCATGGATATGAAGTTAAAGATGATTTTGGTAATATTGTTTTCACTATTCAAAGTGTTGTTGGGTTATTTCGTAGCAAGGTGCTCATCTTTGATGCTGCTGATGTACCAATTCTCACCCTAAAAAGAAAG AATTTTACGTGGCATAGCACATGGCAAGCTTTTAAGGGAGACAGCACAGATGAAAAGGACCTCATATTTAGTGCCAAGACTTCTTCAATGTTCCAATTTACCACAAACTTGGACATTTTCTTAGCCAATAATATATCAGAACAAGTTTGTGATTTTAGGATGAAGACTAGCTACATGGGGTCAAAATGTGATATTTTTGCCGGACAGTCATCCACTCTAATAGCTCAG ATGAATAAAAACAATACTGCAGGAAGTATATTCCTAGGAAGAGACAAATTCATGGTGAGAGTGAATCCGAACGTGGATCATGCCTTCATAGTTTCACTTATAGTTATCCTCCAAGAGATCGCGAGCTCAGGGAAAAGCAGCAGTCATTCCTCAACACACTAA